One Nicotiana sylvestris chromosome 12, ASM39365v2, whole genome shotgun sequence genomic window carries:
- the LOC104213966 gene encoding protein disulfide-isomerase SCO2-like isoform X1, with protein sequence MLPINPSSIFTPTRFTCSAFPFHPKTTISIRCHAAADAASSLGAGRISQNSDGTAPVEKRSSSKNMKINGWGRPWSRNRESYLTDDGEALPLPMTYPNTCPVSAEEIDRRLRCDPQIEDCKEVVYEWTGKCRSCQGTGFVSYYSKRGKETICKCIPCQGIGYVQKITARKDIDVMEDLDNGKPPWQK encoded by the exons ATGTTGCCAATAAACCCTAGTTCCATTTTCACTCCGACAAGGTTTACCTGTTCCGCATTCCCATTTCATCCTAAGACCACCATCTCCATTCGTTGCCACGCCGCCGCTGATGCCGCTTCCTCCCTCGGCGCCGGCAGAATTTCCCAGAACTCCGACGGCACGGCTCCGGTGGAGAAGCGAAGTTCGAGCAAAAACATGAAAATCAATGGCTGGGGAAGGCCTTGGTCGCGTAATAGAGAGAGCTACTTGACGGATGATGGTGAAGCTCTTCCTCTTCCCATGACTTATCCTAACACTTGTCCTGTTTCCGCGGAGGAAATTGACCGTCGCCTTCGCTGTGATCCCCAAATTGAG GATTGCAAGGAAGTCGTCTATGAGTGGACTGGAAAATGTCGGAGTTGCCAAGGAACAGGATTTGTCAGTTACTATAGTAAGCGAGGGAAGGAGACCATCTGTAAATGCATACCTTGCCAAGGAATTG GTTATGTGCAGAAGATAACAGCACGAAAGGATATCGATGTGATGGAGGACTTGGATAATGGAAAACCACCTTGGCAGAAGTAA
- the LOC104213966 gene encoding uncharacterized protein isoform X4 — MIARKSSMSGLENVGVAKEQDLSVTIVSEGRRPSVNAYLAKELNMSMTPMPMQSMSMYHGHQYVSQATEGLQGQGNSGTQTQVGSSSSQPQGSASTASQGGDFLSTKEQYDQIMQILNNTPSSYSSKCSRISSVAR, encoded by the exons AT GATTGCAAGGAAGTCGTCTATGAGTGGACTGGAAAATGTCGGAGTTGCCAAGGAACAGGATTTGTCAGTTACTATAGTAAGCGAGGGAAGGAGACCATCTGTAAATGCATACCTTGCCAAGGAATTG AACATGTCAATGACACCTATGCCAATGCAATCCATGTCCATGTATCATGGCCATCAGTATGTGAGCCAAGCTACTGAAGGATTACAAGGTCAAGGAAACTCTGGCACTCAGACTCAAGTAGGTTCTTCCTCCTCACAGCCTCAGGGATCAGCAAGTACTGCTTCACAAGGAGGTGACTTTCTCTCCACCAAGGAACAATATGATCAAATAATGCAGATTTTGAATAATACCCCGTCCTCCTACTCAAGCAAATGCAGCAG GATCTCTTCAGTGGCAAGGTGA
- the LOC104213966 gene encoding uncharacterized protein isoform X2 has protein sequence MSSISLELYAHPWHFNIAWGVLPWIARKSSMSGLENVGVAKEQDLSVTIVSEGRRPSVNAYLAKELNMSMTPMPMQSMSMYHGHQYVSQATEGLQGQGNSGTQTQVGSSSSQPQGSASTASQGGDFLSTKEQYDQIMQILNNTPSSYSSKCSRISSVAR, from the exons atgTCGTCAATTTCATTGGAGCTCTACGCACATCCATGGCATTTCAACATTGCATGGGGTGTGCTTCCATG GATTGCAAGGAAGTCGTCTATGAGTGGACTGGAAAATGTCGGAGTTGCCAAGGAACAGGATTTGTCAGTTACTATAGTAAGCGAGGGAAGGAGACCATCTGTAAATGCATACCTTGCCAAGGAATTG AACATGTCAATGACACCTATGCCAATGCAATCCATGTCCATGTATCATGGCCATCAGTATGTGAGCCAAGCTACTGAAGGATTACAAGGTCAAGGAAACTCTGGCACTCAGACTCAAGTAGGTTCTTCCTCCTCACAGCCTCAGGGATCAGCAAGTACTGCTTCACAAGGAGGTGACTTTCTCTCCACCAAGGAACAATATGATCAAATAATGCAGATTTTGAATAATACCCCGTCCTCCTACTCAAGCAAATGCAGCAG GATCTCTTCAGTGGCAAGGTGA
- the LOC104213966 gene encoding uncharacterized protein isoform X3: MSSISLELYAHPWHFNIAWGVLPWIARKSSMSGLENVGVAKEQDLSVTIVSEGRRPSVNAYLAKELYVSQATEGLQGQGNSGTQTQVGSSSSQPQGSASTASQGGDFLSTKEQYDQIMQILNNTPSSYSSKCSRISSVAR, encoded by the exons atgTCGTCAATTTCATTGGAGCTCTACGCACATCCATGGCATTTCAACATTGCATGGGGTGTGCTTCCATG GATTGCAAGGAAGTCGTCTATGAGTGGACTGGAAAATGTCGGAGTTGCCAAGGAACAGGATTTGTCAGTTACTATAGTAAGCGAGGGAAGGAGACCATCTGTAAATGCATACCTTGCCAAGGAATTG TATGTGAGCCAAGCTACTGAAGGATTACAAGGTCAAGGAAACTCTGGCACTCAGACTCAAGTAGGTTCTTCCTCCTCACAGCCTCAGGGATCAGCAAGTACTGCTTCACAAGGAGGTGACTTTCTCTCCACCAAGGAACAATATGATCAAATAATGCAGATTTTGAATAATACCCCGTCCTCCTACTCAAGCAAATGCAGCAG GATCTCTTCAGTGGCAAGGTGA
- the LOC104213967 gene encoding uncharacterized protein, translating to MACLNMFNNDQQGLYSTMGPRISFSNDFLDTQQPHLRNENGYKEAPVSSDFEFSVPGYNMISADELFSKGKLLPLRENCRATTLKDELLIDDDDDYDDIFPRMGKGMRSWKQRLGLKRSQILPQKGDKNGGDLDRIDETKTPDFCNDMFANITGVN from the exons ATGGCATGCTTAAATATGTTCAACAATGATCAACAAGGACTCTACTCAACAATGGGTCCAAGAATTTCCTTTTCTAATGATTTTCTTGATACACAACAACCCCATTTGAGGAATGAAAATGGCTACAAAGAAGCTCCTGTGTCCTCGGATTTCGAGTTCTCTGTCCCTGGCTACAACATGATTTCTGCAGATGAGCTTTTCTCCAAAGGTAAATTGTTGCCATTGAGGGAGAATTGTAGAGCTACAACTCTTAAAGATGAGCTTCTTATTGATGATGACGATGATTATGATGATATTTTTCCAAGAATGGGAAAAGGGATGAGAAGTTGGAAGCAACGTTTGGGGTTGAAGAGATCACAAATTTTGCCACAGAAAGGTGATAAAAATGGTGGAGATTTAGATAGAATAGATGAGACAAAGACACCTGATTTCTGCAATGACATGTTTGCTAATATCACAG GAGTTAACTGA